In Oncorhynchus gorbuscha isolate QuinsamMale2020 ecotype Even-year linkage group LG08, OgorEven_v1.0, whole genome shotgun sequence, one genomic interval encodes:
- the atoh7 gene encoding protein atonal homolog 7, whose product MVSRQPSCTGSDSGSESESLDSKSGSPEKHDGSTRRRMAANARERKRMQGLNTAFDRLRKVVPQWGQDKQLSKYETLQMALSYIMALSRILTDAQKRKAPHRQWLDLQFDSVQPENYQCFSTIRYSSPVEQEYMHSSFPYQYDGLQVPT is encoded by the coding sequence ATGGTGTCCCGCCAGCCCAGTTGCACTGGATCTGACTCTGGATCCGAGTCCGAGAGTCTGGATTCGAAGTCTGGATCTCCAGAGAAGCATGATGGTTCCACACGGCGGAGGATGGCAGCCAACGCCCGTGAGAGGAAGAGGATGCAGGGGCTGAACACAGCCTTTGACCGTCTCCGTAAAGTGGTCCCCCAGTGGGGCCAGGATAAGCAACTGTCCAAGTACGAGACTCTGCAGATGGCCCTCAGCTACATCATGGCCCTCAGCCGGATCCTGACGGACGCCCAGAAGCGCAAAGCCCCCCACAGACAGTGGCTGGACCTGCAGTTTGACTCTGTGCAGCCAGAGAACTATCAGTGCTTCAGTACTATCAGGTACAGCTCTCCAGTTGAACAGGAGTACATGCATTCGTCCTTTCCCTACCAGTACGACGGCCTCCAAGTTCCTACATAG